A region of Micromonospora sp. WMMD882 DNA encodes the following proteins:
- a CDS encoding DUF4326 domain-containing protein, whose translation MIRRRRITLLVVAAQGRVRVQGDLYHPVVPAGAVYVGRQGFGLRRSPWANPFSLREHDRAEALRLYRQWLVGQPALVERARRELAGKRLACWCRVEDPCHADVLTEIIG comes from the coding sequence GTGATCCGTCGTCGACGGATTACGCTGCTCGTCGTGGCGGCGCAGGGGCGGGTTCGGGTGCAGGGGGACCTCTACCACCCGGTGGTGCCGGCCGGCGCCGTCTACGTCGGGCGGCAGGGGTTCGGGTTGCGGCGTTCCCCCTGGGCCAACCCGTTCAGCCTCCGCGAGCACGACCGGGCCGAGGCGTTACGGCTGTACCGGCAGTGGCTCGTGGGGCAGCCGGCGCTTGTCGAGCGGGCGCGGCGGGAGCTCGCCGGGAAGCGGCTGGCCTGCTGGTGCCGCGTCGAGGACCCGTGTCACGCCGACGTGTTGACCGAGATCATCGGTTGA
- a CDS encoding 5'-methylthioadenosine/S-adenosylhomocysteine nucleosidase has translation MTDDVVVILTALDLEYQAVRERLVEPQLHRHRAGTRFEIGWLGERRCQVALGLVGKGNHPAAVLAERAIAEFDPIVVLFVGVAGALRGKLALGDVVVATHVYAYHGGTSEDDGLKARPRVWEIPHGPDQIARHVARTGAWVTQPATGGVTPHVHFGPIAAGEVVQDSTISDHARWVRQHYNDALAIEMEAAGVAQAGHLNGSPVVVVRGISDRADGTKTTTDGARWQPKAVANAAAFATTLALELVQETRISSSRTQAENRRNLTMSPTVSNTASGAAQVGVQAGQIHGDVWVAGATPVAPMDLPSQLAELREVLWWAHRSGQLDQPTYEAAETELSAADKALGDSRDGSRLLVALKRLRGLVGDIAELAAKVAAVIAVSRSSM, from the coding sequence GTGACAGACGACGTCGTGGTAATTCTGACGGCACTCGACCTGGAATATCAGGCGGTGCGCGAGAGGCTTGTCGAGCCGCAGCTACACCGGCACCGAGCGGGGACCCGGTTCGAGATCGGCTGGCTGGGTGAACGGCGTTGCCAGGTGGCGCTCGGCCTCGTCGGCAAGGGCAACCATCCGGCGGCTGTGCTGGCCGAACGGGCCATCGCCGAGTTCGACCCGATTGTCGTGCTTTTCGTCGGCGTGGCGGGCGCGCTGCGGGGCAAACTCGCGCTCGGCGACGTGGTCGTCGCCACGCATGTCTACGCCTACCACGGCGGCACAAGCGAGGACGACGGTCTCAAGGCTCGGCCACGAGTGTGGGAGATTCCCCACGGCCCGGACCAGATCGCGCGGCACGTAGCCCGAACGGGTGCCTGGGTCACCCAGCCGGCCACGGGCGGCGTGACTCCGCACGTTCACTTCGGGCCGATCGCCGCTGGCGAAGTGGTGCAGGATTCCACGATTTCCGACCATGCCCGGTGGGTGCGGCAGCACTACAACGACGCCCTGGCCATCGAGATGGAGGCAGCCGGGGTCGCCCAGGCGGGCCATCTCAACGGCTCGCCGGTCGTCGTGGTGCGAGGCATCAGCGACCGTGCCGACGGCACGAAGACCACGACCGACGGTGCCCGCTGGCAACCGAAGGCGGTGGCCAACGCGGCTGCCTTCGCCACCACGCTCGCCCTCGAGCTGGTGCAGGAGACCCGCATCAGCTCATCCCGAACCCAGGCCGAGAATAGGAGGAATCTGACGATGAGCCCGACGGTGAGTAACACCGCCAGCGGTGCGGCGCAGGTGGGCGTACAGGCCGGTCAGATCCACGGTGACGTCTGGGTGGCTGGAGCGACGCCGGTGGCGCCAATGGATCTGCCCAGCCAGCTCGCCGAGCTGCGGGAGGTGTTGTGGTGGGCGCACCGGTCGGGGCAACTGGACCAGCCGACCTACGAGGCGGCCGAGACCGAACTCAGCGCCGCTGACAAGGCGCTCGGCGACTCCCGGGACGGCAGCAGGCTCCTGGTGGCGCTCAAGCGGCTCCGCGGGCTGGTCGGGGACATCGCCGAGTTGGCCGCGAAAGTCGCTGCGGTCATCGCGGTCAGCAGGAGTTCAATGTGA
- a CDS encoding exonuclease domain-containing protein — MINWDRRDGEIRMSSVGLFAYGSAGGRAGVDLGEVPFVVVDVETTGLSPTSDRIVEIALVRVEGGRVVDEWATLVDPGRDPGPTFIHHITADMLSGAPTFADAAGEILSRLDGAVAVAHNARFEEGFIAQEFARVGISTAPLPAVCTQRLARQVLAAPNFQLMSCCTVCGIELHDAHTALGDTRATAQLLTRLLANAPALRFPSAPVPLPRYPRLAQPRTRVTGLRKGTDGWIHSLLGKLPYSTGDADSAATEAYLAAVGSALSDGKLTGVEAKVLARLAGQAGMGAQQVRALHHRYLDGLRDAALADDILTSTEYRQLVTAARLLGEPDYFADLTAPEVETTDRTSAAKQKGQRVWCSPSVSADVRDRLSQAGFVVALNLTRNVVTAVVAAADQDTMKVARARELSIPIRSDLALDDMLGAAAGSSSASQQPDGTAVECVEPTGSPTEPTPGAAASVPTQRIPQVIAGWYLDPSGRWTYRFWDGQHWTEKVSAGDGRTWSDSTSLPLWCTPTTDGLVDGHQPHTLTDQIMTTQKTDVHAALLLTVRCIDAVENDSRINGYGVAPWYYERAAIIFARLGDPAAEVAVLERFARQTHAPGVTPARLLDRLRRRRQATATAPSNHPAGSA, encoded by the coding sequence ATGATCAACTGGGATCGTCGAGATGGAGAGATTCGTATGTCGTCGGTCGGACTGTTCGCCTACGGGTCAGCGGGCGGACGCGCAGGTGTCGACCTGGGTGAGGTGCCGTTTGTGGTAGTAGACGTGGAGACGACTGGGCTGTCGCCGACATCTGACCGAATCGTGGAGATCGCCCTGGTTCGCGTCGAAGGAGGCCGGGTGGTCGACGAGTGGGCCACCCTCGTCGACCCCGGCCGCGACCCCGGGCCAACCTTCATCCATCACATCACTGCGGACATGCTGTCCGGAGCGCCCACGTTCGCCGACGCGGCGGGCGAGATCCTGTCGAGGCTCGACGGTGCCGTGGCGGTGGCGCACAACGCCCGCTTCGAGGAGGGATTCATCGCGCAGGAGTTCGCCCGGGTCGGCATCAGCACCGCGCCCCTGCCGGCGGTGTGCACCCAGCGGCTGGCCCGACAGGTCCTGGCCGCGCCGAACTTCCAGCTCATGTCCTGCTGCACCGTGTGCGGTATCGAGCTGCACGACGCCCACACCGCTCTCGGTGACACCCGGGCAACCGCCCAGCTCCTCACCAGGCTCCTGGCGAACGCGCCCGCCCTGCGGTTCCCGTCCGCCCCTGTCCCGCTGCCGCGGTATCCGCGCCTCGCCCAACCCCGTACCCGGGTCACCGGCCTACGCAAGGGCACGGACGGTTGGATCCATTCGCTGCTGGGGAAACTGCCCTACTCCACCGGCGACGCCGACTCCGCCGCTACCGAGGCTTACCTCGCTGCCGTCGGGAGCGCGCTCAGCGACGGTAAACTGACCGGCGTCGAAGCCAAGGTGCTGGCGCGACTGGCCGGACAGGCCGGCATGGGTGCCCAGCAGGTACGGGCCCTTCACCACCGTTACCTCGACGGACTGCGGGACGCCGCACTCGCCGATGACATCCTGACCAGCACTGAGTACCGACAGCTCGTTACCGCCGCACGACTTCTCGGGGAACCGGACTACTTCGCGGATCTCACCGCGCCCGAGGTAGAGACCACGGACCGCACCTCGGCCGCCAAGCAGAAGGGACAACGCGTCTGGTGCAGTCCGTCCGTGTCCGCCGACGTCCGCGACCGCCTCTCCCAGGCCGGCTTCGTCGTAGCGTTGAACCTGACCCGCAACGTCGTCACCGCCGTTGTCGCCGCCGCTGACCAGGACACCATGAAGGTCGCGCGTGCACGTGAACTCTCTATACCGATCCGCTCCGATCTGGCCCTCGACGACATGCTGGGGGCCGCCGCCGGGTCTTCCTCGGCATCGCAGCAGCCCGACGGCACAGCCGTCGAGTGCGTCGAACCGACCGGGTCCCCTACCGAGCCGACACCGGGCGCTGCGGCGTCCGTGCCCACTCAACGAATTCCGCAGGTCATCGCTGGCTGGTACCTGGACCCCTCAGGGCGATGGACCTACCGCTTCTGGGACGGCCAACACTGGACCGAGAAGGTCAGCGCCGGGGACGGCCGCACGTGGTCGGACAGCACCAGCCTGCCGCTGTGGTGTACACCCACGACGGATGGCCTGGTCGACGGCCATCAGCCACACACCCTCACGGACCAGATCATGACGACGCAGAAGACCGACGTCCACGCGGCACTGCTCCTGACCGTCCGATGCATCGACGCGGTGGAGAACGACTCACGTATCAACGGATACGGGGTGGCTCCCTGGTACTACGAAAGGGCCGCCATCATCTTCGCCCGGTTGGGTGACCCCGCCGCCGAAGTTGCCGTGCTCGAACGATTCGCCCGACAGACACATGCTCCCGGGGTCACGCCTGCCCGACTCCTCGATCGCCTTCGCAGACGGCGCCAGGCCACCGCCACTGCACCCAGCAACCATCCCGCTGGCAGCGCTTGA
- a CDS encoding PQQ-dependent sugar dehydrogenase has protein sequence MSRWRHRPVPALAGLLVLVLSALLLPPASAAGRPHTGAVPLTELTVVSEQVASGLQRPIALTGLPDGRMLIAEKNGTVRAYHPATGLAAAPVLDLTARVDTSGNERGLLGITPAPNFAQTGMLYVAYTSLPAGALTLARLPISAPERLQVLLTQEHAQYNNHNGGQVAFGRDGYLYWSLGDGGHTNDPFKAGQNLGTLLGKIVRIDVNRACGAKPYCVPSSNPFVNKRGARPEIWLYGLRNPWRFSVDPFDGSLWIGDVGQGLIEEVNHIRPWQGGANLGWSCREGTPVFDQTQCRPGVVYTDPVFEYEHFMTESCSVTGGVVYRGSATPEARGTYIASDYCSTLAFAVRPRSTGGYETATIGNFPIQPTAIDADVHGELYVLSDLPGWLSRVRLERVQPAAADGAANR, from the coding sequence ATGTCGCGATGGCGTCATCGTCCAGTCCCCGCACTGGCCGGGCTGCTCGTTCTGGTCCTGTCCGCGCTCCTGTTGCCACCGGCCTCGGCGGCCGGCAGACCCCACACCGGGGCGGTACCCCTCACCGAGCTGACCGTGGTCTCCGAACAGGTGGCCTCCGGTCTGCAACGTCCGATCGCGCTCACCGGCCTGCCGGACGGCCGGATGTTGATCGCGGAGAAGAACGGCACCGTCCGCGCCTACCACCCCGCCACCGGCCTGGCCGCCGCGCCGGTGCTCGACCTGACCGCCCGGGTCGACACGTCGGGCAACGAGCGCGGCCTCCTCGGCATCACGCCCGCGCCGAACTTCGCGCAGACCGGGATGCTCTACGTGGCCTACACGAGCCTGCCGGCCGGCGCGCTGACCCTGGCGCGACTGCCGATCAGCGCTCCCGAGCGGCTCCAGGTGCTACTCACCCAGGAGCACGCCCAGTACAACAACCACAACGGCGGACAGGTGGCGTTCGGTCGTGACGGCTACCTCTACTGGTCCCTCGGCGACGGCGGCCACACGAACGACCCGTTCAAGGCCGGCCAGAACCTCGGCACCCTGCTCGGCAAGATCGTGCGGATCGACGTCAACCGCGCCTGCGGGGCGAAGCCCTACTGCGTCCCCTCCAGCAACCCGTTCGTCAACAAGCGCGGCGCGCGGCCAGAAATCTGGCTCTACGGGCTGCGCAACCCGTGGCGGTTCTCCGTCGACCCGTTCGACGGCTCACTGTGGATCGGCGACGTCGGCCAGGGCCTGATCGAAGAGGTCAACCACATCCGCCCGTGGCAGGGCGGGGCGAACCTCGGCTGGTCCTGCCGGGAGGGCACACCGGTGTTCGACCAGACGCAGTGCCGTCCGGGCGTGGTCTACACCGACCCGGTCTTCGAGTACGAACACTTCATGACCGAGAGCTGCTCGGTCACCGGCGGCGTGGTCTACCGGGGGTCCGCCACCCCGGAGGCGCGGGGCACCTACATCGCGAGCGACTACTGCTCGACCCTCGCGTTCGCCGTACGCCCCAGGTCCACGGGCGGCTACGAGACCGCCACGATCGGCAACTTCCCCATCCAGCCGACCGCGATCGACGCCGACGTGCACGGCGAACTGTACGTGCTCAGCGACCTCCCGGGATGGTTGAGCCGGGTACGGCTCGAGCGCGTCCAGCCAGCCGCCGCCGACGGAGCCGCGAACCGCTGA
- a CDS encoding DUF4041 domain-containing protein, translated as MENAQLRSELDQLRVELTGLRAEMSRLGVLSAVELEQHRNRLSREVADLTAKGEARKAELDRHLRELRQQIVVTEETALLQEAGVYQYRHPLSDAVAYQSQLSRLQDQIKAMTRKDGGAVKAATGWTVNGSAAEGRVMIRDFSKLMLRAYNAEADNLVRGLKPYKLDSAVDRLGKVTVTIAKLGKTMQIRIAEEYHRLRVKELELTADYQEKLAEEKEREREEKARLREERRAQQEIERERARLDKERQHYANALAALQAKGDADGAAQMQGRLAQIDTAIQDVDHRAANVRAGYVYVISNLGAFGEKMVKVGMTRRLDPLDRVRELSDASVPFNFDVHALFFSDDAVGIEAQMHARLADRRVNLVNHRREFFYATPEEAKEHLLALTGSLLQYEEVPEALEYRQSLTQAKEQPVTAK; from the coding sequence GTGGAGAACGCACAGCTCCGTAGCGAGCTGGACCAGTTGCGCGTCGAGCTGACGGGCTTGCGGGCGGAGATGTCACGGCTCGGTGTGTTGTCTGCGGTGGAGTTGGAGCAGCACCGAAACCGGCTCAGCCGTGAGGTCGCCGACCTGACCGCGAAGGGCGAAGCGCGGAAGGCCGAGCTCGATCGGCATCTGCGCGAGCTCCGGCAGCAGATTGTGGTCACTGAGGAGACGGCACTGCTGCAGGAAGCTGGGGTCTATCAGTATCGGCATCCACTGTCGGACGCGGTTGCCTATCAGAGCCAGCTCAGCCGGCTTCAGGACCAGATCAAGGCTATGACCAGGAAGGACGGGGGAGCGGTCAAGGCGGCTACCGGGTGGACGGTCAATGGCTCGGCCGCCGAGGGCCGAGTCATGATCCGGGACTTCTCCAAGCTGATGCTCCGCGCCTACAACGCCGAGGCGGACAACCTGGTACGCGGGTTGAAGCCGTACAAGCTCGACTCGGCTGTAGACCGGCTGGGGAAGGTAACGGTCACCATCGCCAAGCTCGGCAAGACGATGCAGATCCGGATCGCCGAGGAGTACCACCGGCTGCGGGTCAAGGAGTTGGAGCTGACCGCCGACTACCAGGAGAAGCTGGCCGAGGAGAAGGAGCGGGAGCGGGAGGAGAAGGCCCGGCTGCGCGAGGAGCGACGGGCCCAGCAGGAGATCGAACGCGAACGTGCCCGGCTCGACAAGGAACGCCAGCACTACGCCAACGCCCTGGCCGCTCTGCAGGCCAAGGGCGATGCTGACGGTGCCGCCCAGATGCAGGGTCGGTTGGCCCAGATCGACACCGCGATCCAGGACGTCGACCACCGGGCCGCCAATGTCCGAGCCGGCTACGTGTACGTGATCTCCAATCTCGGCGCGTTCGGCGAGAAGATGGTCAAGGTCGGCATGACCCGTCGCCTGGACCCTCTGGACCGGGTACGCGAACTCAGTGACGCCTCGGTGCCCTTCAACTTCGACGTCCACGCCCTGTTCTTCTCCGACGACGCTGTCGGCATCGAGGCGCAGATGCACGCACGGCTCGCCGACCGGCGGGTCAACCTGGTCAACCACCGGCGCGAGTTCTTCTACGCCACTCCGGAGGAGGCCAAGGAACACCTGCTGGCGTTGACCGGCAGCCTCCTGCAGTACGAGGAGGTCCCGGAAGCCCTCGAGTACCGGCAGAGCCTCACCCAGGCCAAGGAACAGCCGGTCACGGCCAAATGA
- a CDS encoding pentapeptide repeat-containing protein has translation MRTTTVGELRILLPELDPDDLDSVSDLTDDLSDAIIEDASWRGAALDDIRVRGSRITGVDLSESTWEAGAIVGCEITRTDFCGATISGVTIERCAVTGARLTGARFADIRLKDVLFEGCRFDYAILTRVTAAGAVAFVDCVLTDATWSSCRLPDTVLRSCQLARLELDSCHLQGADLRGNSLRDLKTGLGNLRGVTLHEDQLPDLTHLAVQELNLTVRKW, from the coding sequence ATGCGGACCACCACAGTCGGCGAACTGCGGATACTGCTCCCGGAGCTCGACCCCGACGATCTCGACAGCGTCAGCGACCTGACCGACGACCTCAGCGACGCCATCATCGAGGACGCCTCCTGGCGCGGGGCGGCGCTCGACGACATCCGTGTCCGCGGCAGCCGGATCACCGGCGTGGACCTCTCCGAGAGCACCTGGGAGGCCGGCGCCATCGTCGGCTGCGAGATCACCCGTACCGATTTCTGCGGCGCCACCATCTCCGGCGTCACCATCGAGCGTTGTGCCGTCACCGGTGCCCGGCTCACCGGCGCCCGATTCGCCGACATCCGGCTCAAGGACGTGCTGTTCGAGGGGTGCCGCTTCGACTACGCCATCCTCACCCGGGTCACCGCCGCCGGAGCCGTGGCCTTCGTGGACTGCGTCCTCACCGACGCCACCTGGTCGTCCTGCCGCCTGCCGGACACGGTCCTGCGGTCCTGCCAACTCGCCCGCCTGGAGCTCGACTCCTGCCACCTCCAGGGTGCTGACCTCCGGGGCAACTCGCTGCGCGACCTGAAGACCGGTCTCGGCAACCTGCGCGGGGTCACCCTTCACGAGGACCAGCTACCCGACCTCACCCACCTGGCCGTTCAGGAACTCAACCTGACCGTGCGTAAGTGGTGA
- a CDS encoding transposase family protein, which produces MPVLLPQTLALLLQKPQVGQRHDFAGALLSDLIRVHRAQRGSRWRRLNPGRQALLVLAHLRNGDTYSRLAAGFAIGATTAWRYVRGTITLLATLADDLNACATRAARLAYAILDGTLIPIDRVADQKPYYSGKHKRHGVTVQVVADPAGRLVWASPALPGAVHDLTAARTVGLIDALASRNVMTFADKGYQGAGGTIRTPFKRHRHRPRLSRRQKTVNRGHARIRAVGERAVATLKTWKILTKLRCCPRRAITIVQAILVLHAVENDRHSG; this is translated from the coding sequence ATGCCCGTCTTGCTGCCACAAACGCTGGCGCTTCTACTTCAGAAGCCTCAAGTCGGACAGCGTCACGACTTTGCCGGGGCCCTGCTGTCGGACCTGATCCGCGTTCACCGCGCCCAACGCGGAAGCAGATGGCGACGCCTGAACCCCGGACGGCAGGCGCTGCTGGTCCTGGCGCACCTGCGCAACGGCGACACCTACTCCCGCCTCGCTGCCGGGTTCGCCATCGGCGCCACCACCGCCTGGAGGTACGTCCGAGGGACGATCACCCTGCTCGCCACCCTCGCCGACGACCTCAACGCCTGCGCCACAAGAGCAGCACGACTGGCCTACGCCATCCTCGACGGCACCCTCATCCCCATCGACAGAGTCGCCGACCAGAAGCCCTACTACTCGGGAAAGCACAAACGACATGGCGTGACCGTGCAGGTCGTCGCCGACCCCGCCGGACGGCTGGTCTGGGCCTCACCCGCCCTACCCGGCGCGGTCCACGACCTGACCGCGGCGCGAACCGTCGGCCTCATCGACGCCTTGGCCAGTCGTAACGTGATGACGTTCGCGGACAAGGGATACCAAGGTGCCGGCGGCACGATCCGGACCCCGTTCAAGCGCCACCGACACCGCCCGCGGTTGTCGCGGCGGCAGAAGACCGTCAACCGCGGCCACGCCCGTATCCGGGCGGTCGGCGAACGTGCCGTCGCCACCCTCAAGACCTGGAAGATCCTGACCAAGCTGCGCTGCTGCCCCCGACGCGCCATCACCATCGTCCAAGCCATCCTCGTCCTACACGCCGTGGAGAACGACCGCCACTCAGGATGA
- a CDS encoding ISAs1 family transposase — translation MPALPSSLISSLSDAPALTVPETAGGLPAALAGVPDPRARRGVRHRLCVVVTAVVCAVVAGYRSYSAIAEWVADVPDETAEALGIAADRRPSEAMIRRLLQALDPDLLTTAISGWLVGRATTSASGSRQAIAVDGKTLRGSRTAVTAADHVMAACDQATGVVLASTNVDGKTNEITRFGPLLDQISDLRNTVITADALHCQREHVAYLAERSAHWILTVKANQPHLHAQLAGLPWRAVPDATRHDDRGHGRREIRTLKILTISTGIDFPHAAQAIQIRRRRRRLDEPKRFTTETVYAITDLQVHQAKPDQLAAWIRGHWSIENKIHWVRDVTYDEDRSQIRTGTGPQVMAALRNAAIGALRLAGLTNIAAANRHHARDSSRALALLGII, via the coding sequence ATGCCCGCCCTGCCATCATCGCTGATCTCGTCTTTGTCCGATGCACCGGCTCTGACCGTGCCCGAAACCGCTGGCGGGCTACCCGCAGCACTGGCCGGGGTGCCTGATCCACGAGCTCGCCGCGGTGTGCGGCATCGGCTGTGCGTGGTGGTGACCGCGGTGGTGTGTGCCGTGGTGGCCGGCTACCGCTCGTACTCCGCGATCGCGGAGTGGGTGGCCGATGTCCCGGACGAGACGGCCGAGGCACTGGGTATCGCCGCTGACCGGCGCCCGTCGGAGGCGATGATCCGCCGGTTGCTGCAGGCCCTGGACCCGGATCTGCTGACCACGGCGATCAGCGGCTGGCTCGTCGGCCGGGCCACGACCAGCGCCTCGGGCAGCCGGCAGGCGATCGCGGTCGACGGCAAGACCCTGCGCGGATCCCGCACCGCCGTCACCGCCGCCGATCACGTGATGGCCGCCTGTGATCAGGCCACCGGTGTGGTCCTGGCAAGCACCAACGTAGACGGCAAGACCAACGAGATCACCCGGTTCGGACCTCTACTCGACCAGATCAGCGACCTGCGCAACACGGTGATCACCGCGGACGCGCTGCACTGCCAGCGCGAACACGTCGCCTACCTCGCCGAACGCAGCGCGCACTGGATCCTGACCGTCAAAGCCAACCAGCCCCACCTGCACGCCCAACTCGCCGGTCTGCCCTGGCGGGCCGTCCCCGACGCCACCCGCCACGACGACCGCGGGCACGGCCGCCGCGAGATACGCACCCTGAAGATCCTCACCATCTCCACCGGCATCGACTTCCCGCACGCCGCCCAGGCCATCCAGATCCGCCGCCGCCGACGACGCCTCGATGAGCCGAAACGCTTCACCACCGAGACCGTCTACGCCATCACCGACCTGCAAGTCCACCAGGCGAAACCGGATCAACTGGCCGCGTGGATCCGCGGCCACTGGTCCATCGAGAACAAGATCCACTGGGTCCGCGACGTCACCTACGACGAAGACCGCAGCCAAATCCGTACCGGCACCGGACCGCAAGTCATGGCCGCCCTGCGCAACGCCGCCATCGGCGCCCTACGCCTCGCCGGGCTCACCAACATCGCCGCTGCCAACCGGCATCACGCCCGCGACAGCAGCCGGGCACTGGCCCTCCTCGGCATCATCTAA
- a CDS encoding NUDIX domain-containing protein: protein MNDRWESSSVLLTVDLVILTLREERLHLLLVERGHQPHQGAFALPGGFLRNRSEDILAAAARELSEEAGLDAGMLHLEQLGAYGEPGRDPRGRVVSVAHLAIAPRLPEPVAGTDAADAYWAPVDQVLDESVPLAFDHLQIVTDGVERARAKLESTALATAFCGLTFTLSELQRVYEAVWSTSLDARNFYRKVQGVSGFVIPAGPTRRTEGGRPARLFRAGPTTVLYPPMVRPSRTERGEDQ from the coding sequence ATGAACGATCGATGGGAGTCATCAAGTGTGCTCCTGACAGTGGATCTGGTGATCCTCACCTTGCGCGAAGAGCGCCTTCACCTTCTGTTGGTGGAGCGCGGCCACCAGCCGCACCAGGGGGCGTTCGCACTTCCCGGTGGTTTCCTCCGGAACCGCTCCGAGGACATCCTGGCGGCGGCGGCGCGGGAGCTGTCAGAAGAGGCCGGCCTCGACGCCGGGATGCTGCACCTTGAGCAGCTCGGCGCGTACGGCGAACCGGGGCGTGACCCTCGCGGTCGGGTGGTCTCCGTGGCCCACCTGGCGATCGCCCCCCGGCTTCCGGAACCGGTGGCGGGGACGGATGCCGCAGACGCCTACTGGGCGCCCGTGGACCAAGTGCTCGACGAGTCCGTCCCCCTCGCCTTCGACCATCTTCAGATCGTGACCGACGGGGTGGAACGCGCTCGCGCCAAGCTGGAGAGCACCGCCCTCGCCACCGCGTTCTGCGGGCTGACCTTCACCCTTTCCGAGCTGCAGCGGGTTTACGAGGCCGTGTGGAGCACCAGCCTCGACGCCCGCAACTTCTACCGCAAGGTGCAGGGAGTAAGCGGTTTCGTGATACCGGCCGGGCCCACCAGGAGGACCGAAGGTGGGCGGCCTGCTCGACTCTTCCGCGCCGGTCCGACCACTGTGCTGTATCCGCCGATGGTCCGCCCGAGCCGGACCGAACGAGGAGAAGACCAGTGA